In Paenibacillus larvae subsp. larvae, the following proteins share a genomic window:
- a CDS encoding flagellar brake protein, translating to MLYIEIPMNMETGCYKKLHFGDLLSMSFVTEGGLKHYFQSEVLGYKEEGIRMIGISKPEEGQITSKQRRNYLRIPAKLEVAVDYNGVFRFVTETINVSGGGIAFVYDRNETLDKGKRISCWLLVHYKNGIIEHLPFQGEIVRIGEAESGKKVVMVRFIEITDRDRQKLIQYCFERQLDFRKK from the coding sequence ATGCTGTACATAGAGATTCCAATGAATATGGAAACGGGATGCTATAAGAAATTGCATTTTGGAGACTTGCTTTCCATGAGTTTTGTAACAGAAGGAGGACTCAAGCATTACTTTCAATCTGAGGTGCTCGGGTATAAAGAAGAAGGAATCCGGATGATTGGTATCAGTAAACCTGAAGAAGGCCAAATTACAAGCAAGCAGCGCAGAAATTATCTCCGTATTCCCGCCAAACTTGAAGTTGCCGTTGATTATAATGGAGTTTTCCGGTTTGTTACCGAAACAATCAATGTGAGTGGAGGGGGAATTGCCTTTGTTTATGATCGGAACGAGACTTTGGATAAAGGGAAGAGAATATCTTGTTGGCTGCTGGTTCATTACAAAAACGGTATAATTGAACACCTGCCTTTTCAAGGAGAGATCGTACGTATTGGGGAAGCTGAAAGCGGCAAAAAAGTAGTCATGGTGAGATTTATCGAGATTACGGACCGTGATAGGCAAAAATTAATCCAATATTGTTTTGAAAGACAGCTTGATTTTCGTAAAAAATAG
- the cmk gene encoding (d)CMP kinase, with protein sequence MKKFNIAIDGPAGAGKSTIARLVANALGFVYVDTGAMYRAITWKMLQQNLIPDQAEAVIELARQTKIELIPNEDGQQVFVDGNPVTNQIRKPEVNFYVSAVSGIGPVREVLVAMQKELAAQKGVVMDGRDIGTKVLPDAEVKIFLTASREKRAQRRLQEMQEAGMETTFEQLVEDIARRDRLDEQREISPLVRAEDAVLLDSTELSIEQVVDRILDLCKANVGGGK encoded by the coding sequence TTGAAAAAATTTAATATTGCAATAGATGGACCTGCTGGGGCGGGGAAAAGTACAATCGCCAGATTAGTTGCTAATGCTCTTGGGTTCGTTTATGTAGACACCGGTGCCATGTACAGGGCGATTACCTGGAAAATGCTCCAGCAGAACCTGATTCCGGATCAGGCGGAAGCAGTGATCGAATTGGCCAGACAAACAAAAATTGAACTCATTCCTAACGAAGACGGTCAGCAGGTATTCGTTGATGGCAATCCGGTAACCAATCAGATCCGCAAGCCGGAAGTGAACTTCTATGTTTCTGCCGTTTCCGGCATTGGACCGGTCCGGGAAGTTCTGGTTGCTATGCAAAAAGAGCTTGCCGCACAAAAAGGAGTAGTCATGGATGGCAGAGATATCGGGACGAAAGTTCTTCCCGATGCCGAGGTTAAGATTTTTCTGACCGCTAGCAGAGAAAAACGGGCACAACGCCGGCTTCAGGAAATGCAGGAAGCTGGAATGGAAACCACTTTTGAACAGCTGGTGGAAGACATTGCCCGGCGGGACCGACTTGATGAACAAAGGGAAATTTCCCCTTTAGTCCGCGCTGAGGATGCCGTGTTACTAGACAGCACAGAGCTAAGTATTGAGCAGGTTGTAGACCGTATCCTCGATTTGTGCAAAGCAAATGTGGGCGGAGGGAAATGA
- a CDS encoding lysophospholipid acyltransferase family protein, translating to MFYRFARAVCYGYFKLLYRLTVIGLEHIPTTGGVLLCSNHISTLDPPIIGVPIKREVHFMAKAELFNIPVLGWLIKKLNAFPVKRGGVSKETIKLSIKLLREGKVMGIFPEGTRGNNTGMGKKGAAMFAVKSGAAVIPVAIIGNYKPFRKMTVIYGPAVDMTPFESGTNEDLEKATEKIMMEIRNLIQTHSASA from the coding sequence ATGTTTTATCGGTTTGCAAGAGCGGTTTGTTACGGCTATTTCAAGCTTCTCTACCGATTAACGGTGATAGGCCTTGAACATATTCCAACAACCGGCGGAGTACTCCTTTGCTCCAATCACATTAGCACTTTAGATCCTCCCATCATCGGGGTTCCGATTAAGAGGGAGGTTCACTTTATGGCCAAAGCAGAATTGTTTAATATCCCTGTCCTCGGTTGGCTGATCAAAAAACTGAATGCTTTCCCTGTTAAACGCGGGGGTGTAAGCAAGGAAACGATCAAGCTTTCTATCAAGCTGCTGCGTGAAGGAAAAGTAATGGGCATTTTTCCGGAAGGCACGCGCGGCAATAACACCGGGATGGGAAAAAAGGGGGCGGCCATGTTTGCAGTAAAATCAGGCGCCGCAGTTATCCCTGTAGCTATTATCGGTAATTACAAACCGTTTCGTAAGATGACGGTTATTTATGGTCCTGCTGTGGATATGACCCCTTTTGAAAGCGGAACTAACGAAGATTTGGAGAAAGCTACGGAAAAGATCATGATGGAGATACGCAATCTGATTCAAACCCATTCTGCTTCAGCGTAA
- the rpsA gene encoding 30S ribosomal protein S1, which yields MSEEMKSQEAQAAQDAGQEAQEAMSQVATLKKGDIVKGKIVKVEQDQAFVDIGYKYDGIIPVRELSSVQVDTADKAVEVGQEVEAKVVTIDDNKEKLVLSKRAVDSEKAWEVLQENMENRVIMEAVVAEVVKGGLVVDVGVRGFIPASMVERQFVEDFSDYKGRTLRMRVKELDREKNKVILSQKDVLDEEYEAKKKEILNSIEVGQVFEGTVQRLTQFGAFVDIGGLDGLVHISEMAWHHVDHPSEVVKEGDKVKVKVLKVDPEHDKVSLSIKATEQGPWDKVEQNFNIGDIVDGTVKRLASFGAFVEITPGVEGLVHISQIAHRHIGTPQEVLKEGQEVKVKILDINAAEKRISLSIKETEEAPEPATKAEKASHQKELANNENVSLSNQGLSLTLGERFGDKLSKFKK from the coding sequence ATGTCAGAAGAAATGAAATCCCAAGAAGCTCAAGCTGCACAAGATGCAGGCCAGGAAGCTCAAGAAGCCATGAGCCAAGTGGCAACCTTAAAAAAAGGCGACATTGTGAAAGGAAAAATTGTGAAGGTTGAGCAGGACCAAGCCTTCGTTGACATTGGCTATAAATATGACGGCATTATTCCGGTTCGAGAACTGTCCTCCGTTCAAGTGGATACTGCCGATAAAGCGGTGGAAGTTGGCCAAGAGGTGGAAGCCAAGGTTGTAACAATTGATGACAACAAGGAAAAGCTGGTCCTTTCCAAACGTGCTGTTGATAGTGAAAAGGCCTGGGAAGTTCTCCAGGAAAACATGGAAAACAGAGTTATCATGGAAGCTGTTGTGGCTGAAGTAGTAAAAGGCGGCCTTGTCGTGGATGTAGGAGTTCGCGGTTTTATTCCGGCTTCCATGGTGGAACGTCAATTTGTTGAAGACTTTAGTGATTACAAGGGCCGTACACTTCGTATGCGCGTAAAAGAACTAGACCGGGAGAAAAATAAAGTCATCCTATCCCAAAAAGATGTGTTGGATGAAGAATATGAAGCTAAAAAGAAAGAGATTTTAAACAGCATTGAGGTAGGCCAAGTGTTTGAAGGAACTGTCCAGCGCCTTACTCAATTCGGAGCTTTCGTGGATATCGGCGGACTGGATGGTCTTGTTCATATCTCTGAAATGGCATGGCATCATGTAGATCATCCGTCTGAAGTGGTAAAAGAGGGCGACAAAGTAAAAGTGAAAGTATTGAAAGTTGACCCTGAGCATGATAAAGTCAGCCTCAGCATTAAAGCTACTGAACAAGGTCCTTGGGACAAAGTAGAACAAAACTTTAACATTGGAGACATTGTTGACGGAACAGTGAAGCGTCTTGCTTCCTTCGGTGCTTTTGTTGAAATTACTCCTGGTGTTGAAGGTCTGGTTCACATTTCCCAGATTGCTCACCGCCATATCGGCACTCCGCAAGAAGTCCTGAAAGAAGGACAAGAGGTTAAAGTGAAGATTTTGGATATCAATGCGGCGGAAAAGCGTATCAGCCTGAGCATTAAAGAAACGGAAGAGGCTCCAGAGCCGGCTACAAAAGCGGAGAAAGCTTCGCACCAAAAAGAGCTGGCCAACAATGAGAATGTCTCTTTGAGCAATCAGGGTCTTTCCTTGACACTAGGCGAGCGCTTTGGAGATAAACTCTCCAAGTTCAAAAAATAA
- a CDS encoding YIEGIA family protein yields MFSWLINQSYIVGIIIGVLFGVTARIQLLRTDYRQYPTYPHGKVIHMALGVIAAGLGAVAVPALLNKDYTAVTFLTVAAQQFRDVRNMERQSLMQIDSMELVPRGAAYIEGIAMVFEGRNYLVIFTAFMASLFSIMFHWYWGIAVGIAALAAANLLKSGKSLAHIADVVPVEVRLEGPDLYVDSIYIMNVGLDSSREIIKKKSIGLLIKPKNKNSRVTIANIGQRQAILHDASTILGVYRDTGEPALIPMAKLDLETGILGVLLLPQDKDEEKAAEAVRQVPILESAVRLPSESSAQHKSGGRSE; encoded by the coding sequence GTGTTTAGCTGGTTGATTAATCAATCTTATATAGTTGGCATTATTATTGGGGTGCTGTTCGGGGTTACGGCAAGAATTCAGCTGCTGAGGACCGATTACCGCCAGTACCCGACTTATCCCCACGGCAAGGTTATTCATATGGCACTTGGTGTAATTGCTGCAGGGTTAGGGGCAGTGGCCGTTCCTGCTCTGCTGAATAAGGATTATACAGCCGTCACATTTTTGACGGTCGCAGCCCAGCAATTCCGGGATGTCAGGAATATGGAGCGGCAGAGCCTTATGCAGATTGACAGCATGGAACTGGTCCCCAGGGGGGCAGCTTATATTGAAGGGATTGCCATGGTGTTTGAAGGACGCAATTATCTTGTGATCTTTACAGCATTTATGGCTTCCCTGTTCAGCATTATGTTTCATTGGTACTGGGGAATAGCTGTAGGGATCGCTGCTCTTGCGGCGGCCAACCTGTTGAAATCAGGTAAAAGTTTAGCCCATATTGCTGACGTGGTTCCGGTTGAAGTCAGACTCGAGGGCCCGGATTTGTATGTGGATTCCATTTATATTATGAACGTCGGCCTTGACTCTTCAAGGGAGATTATCAAGAAAAAGAGCATTGGCCTGCTGATCAAGCCTAAGAATAAAAACAGCCGGGTCACTATTGCCAACATTGGGCAGCGGCAGGCTATTTTACATGATGCCTCTACCATTTTGGGGGTTTACCGGGATACCGGCGAGCCGGCACTGATTCCCATGGCCAAGCTGGATTTAGAAACAGGTATATTGGGAGTTCTTCTTCTTCCCCAGGATAAAGATGAAGAGAAGGCGGCGGAAGCGGTCAGGCAGGTCCCTATCCTGGAAAGTGCAGTACGTCTTCCATCCGAATCATCGGCTCAGCATAAATCAGGAGGTCGTTCAGAATGA
- a CDS encoding capping complex subunit for YIEGIA produces the protein MTKILAVVTLHKDTVSGGGAPRFVVQHIEELQQTAFTLEKILDANAHDLKNGTIILVRH, from the coding sequence ATGACGAAAATTTTGGCAGTAGTGACACTGCATAAGGATACCGTATCAGGAGGGGGAGCACCCCGTTTTGTCGTTCAGCATATAGAGGAACTTCAACAGACTGCATTTACACTTGAAAAAATCCTTGATGCCAATGCGCATGATCTGAAGAACGGGACGATAATCCTGGTCAGGCATTAG